AAAAACCAATTCACCTGTTTTGGAAGCGCGCAACGACCACTTATGCATGGTCTCCGGAGTTTCAAAACCAGCCATTCCGCGCTCAACAATAACTCCCCGTACTTTCCCGGCCTCATCTCGCGCCCAAACGACGGCAATATCACAGATAGGCGAATTTGTAATCCACATCTTTGCTCCATTTAATAAAAAACCAGCTCCTTTTGCCGTCAATTTCGTTTCCATTCCACCCGGATCAGAACCATGATTAGGCTCAGTAAGCCCAAAAGAACCGACCAACTCCCCCGATGCCAACCGCGGTAAATATTTACGACGTTGCTCCTCACTACCAAAGGTATAAATCGGAAACATCACCAAAGAGGATTGCACCGATGCTGCCGAACGAATTGCCGAGTCGCCGGCTTCCAATTCCTGCATAATTAAGCCATAGGAAATCTGATCCAACCCTGCCCCACCATATTCGACAGGAATATAAGGTCCCAACGCTCCAATTGCCCCCAATTTAGGCATCAAACCCGCAATAGCACGGTGCTCCTGCGCCGCATCTTCAATGAAAGGCTTTATCTCTGTTTTCACAAAATCACGGACAGACTGCCGTATCAGTTTATGTTCTTCGGACAATAAATCGTCCACCTGGTAATAATCGGTATTAATCTGTTTGATCATGATATAGTCTACATTAGCTATCTAAGATAACGATTATTTTTCACTGAACAATATTCAGAACAAACTTGTCAACAAAAAATTTATTTCATATATTTAAACTATTCCACGAATAAAATAAACCATTATGATAAAATCAGCGCTTAAAACACTTGGAATATCTTCCCAGAATTTAGGATCATCAACTGGACAGCAATGGTTTTCCGAAGGTAAAGAATTCGAATCCTTTTCACCTGTCGATGGAAAACTCATCGCAAACATAAAAAGTAGCAATCGTAAAGACTATGAAGCAGTCATTAAGCAGGCCGGAGATGCATTTTTACACTGGCGCCTACTGCCTGCTCCAAAAAGAGGAGACATCGTTCGCCAGTTGGGAGACAAGCTACGTGAGCTTAAACCTACTCTCGGAAAATTAGTTTCCTATGAAATGGGAAAATCTTACCAAGAAGGCATGGGTGAAGTCCAAGAGATGATCGATATCTGTGACTTCGCCTTGGGCCTATCCCGTCAATTGTATGGTAATACCATCCATTCGGAACGTCCTGGGCACCGCATGTACGATCAATATCATCCTTTGGGTGTCGTCGGTATTATTACAGCATTTAACTTTCCAGTGGCGGTATGGGCATGGAACACCGCCCTCGCCTTGGTCTGCGGCAACACTGTCGTCTGGAAACCCAGCGAAAAAACACCGTTATGTGCCATAGCTTGCCAAAAATTATTTGCAGAAATCTTACACAACAACGGGCTGCCCGAGGGAATATCCAACCTCATTATGGGCGACAGGGAAGTTGGCGAGTGGCTTTCGGCAGACAACCGCATCGCCTTGATTTCTGCAACAGGATCTACCCGAATGGGAAAAGAAGTCGCCGTTACCGTAGCACAACGCCTTGGTAAAACACTTTTGGAGCTCGGTGGAAACAATGCGATCATCGTTACTCCAGACGCCGACTTAAAAATGACCATTATCGGTGCTGTATTTGGTGCCGTAGGTACAGCCGGACAACGCTGTACAAGTACCCGAAGACTTATTATCCATGAGGACATTTATGACAACGTCAAAAAACAACTGACAAAAGCTTATGGTCAATTAAAAATTGGTGACCCTTTGGACACGAAAAATCATGTGGGACCATTGATCGACAAAGCCGCCGTAAAATCATACTTAAACGCACTGGACAAAATTAAAACACAAGGGGGAAAAATGCTGATCAAGGGAAAGGTCCTTGAAGGCAAAGGGTATGAAAGTGGCTGTTATGTGCAGCCTGTCATTGCCGAAGTTGAAAATCATTATGAAATCGTACAGCATGAGACCTTTGCCCCTATTCTTTACTTAATCAAATACAAAGGGGATATCAGTGCGGCCATAGCACTTCAAAACAGCGTCGCCCAGGGATTGTCTTCTGCCGTTATGACCAACAACCTACGGGAAGCCGAGCTATTTCTCAGTGCTGCTGGCTCTGATTGTGGTATTGCCAACGTCAATATCGGCACATCGGGCGCCGAAATCGGAGGTGCTTTTGGAGGCGAAAAGGAGACTGGCGGAGGCCGGGAGTCTGGATCAGATGCCTGGAAAGCTTATATGCGCCGCCAGACAAATACCATCAATTATACAACTGACCTTCCCTTGGCACAAGGTATCAAATTTGATTTATAAACCATTTACACACAAAACTATGAGCAGCGTACATGAAAGATTAAGCAAACATATATTAGCCGATGGATTCCCTTTGGTTATGGATATGGAGAAATCCCATGGTTCTTATGTCGTGGATGAAAATGGGAATGAATACCTCGATATGTTCAGTATGTTTGCCTCCATGGCCGTGGGTTACAATCATCCACATTTGGTCAAACAACGTGACTTCCTGGGTAAAATGGCCGTCAATAAGCCAGCCATGTCAGATATTTACCCCAAAGAGTTTGCTGATTTTGTCGACACTTTTGATCGCGTAGCCATACCGAAAGAACTCCCCTATGCCTTTTTCATCTCGGGGGGAACACTCGCCGTGGAAAATGCATTAAAAGCTGCCTTCGACTGGAAGACAAGGCTTAATTTCGCACAGGGAATACAAAAGGAAGCCAGCCAGGTCATTCACTTTAAACAGGCTTTTCATGGTAGATCGGGCTATACCCTGTCATTAACGAATACACAAGACCCCAGAAAATACCTTTATTTTCCAAAGTTCAACTGGCCACGCATTACCAATCCTAAATTGAGCTATCCCTTAACAAGCGAACATATCGATCAGACGATTGCTTTGGAGGAAAAAGCTGTCTCGGAAATACGTCAGGCGATCACGGCTAACCCCAACGATATTGCCTGCATTATTATTGAACCGATACAGGGTGAAGGTGGCGACAACCATTTTCGAAAGGAATTTTTCGTACAGCTTCGTCAAATATGTGATGCAAATCAGATCCTCTTAATTTTTGATGAAGTACAGACGGGATTGGGTATCACGGGAAAAATGTGGGCTTACCAACATTACAACGTCATTCCCGATATCATTGCCTTCGGCAAAAAAGCACAAGTCTGCGGTATACTGGCGAGCAAGGAAAAATTTGATCAGGTGGAACATCATGTCTTTCAAGAATCCAGTCGTATCAATTCGACATTTGGTGGCGATTTTATGGATATGCTCCGCTTTAAATTAATTCTTGAAGTCATAGAGCAAGAAAACCTGATTCAAAATGCGGCAGAAAAAGGGCGCTATCTACAAGATAAGCTCCAGGAACTGCTATCGAAAAAACCGCAGCTGTCCAATTTACGGGGTGAGGGTTTATTCGTTGCAGTGGATTTCGAATCGGAAGCTGCACGGAATGAATTTATCAAGAAAGCCTACGCCAATAAACTGATTATGTTAGGCTGTGGAGAGAAAAGTATCCGTTTTAGACCGCACCTCAATGTGAGCTATGAGGATATCGATAAAACGATAGCAATTATAGAAAAAAGTATTTCCTAAAAAGATATGCAATGCTAAAAGCTCTAAAATAGCCCATCGCATTGCATATTTTTTATAAACTATCTATCTTTACAGACATTGGGACGGTCGATATCGACCAGCTCGGAAATTCCATATTCATCAAACAAGTCTAAGAGTGCATCTGTGCCCTCTTCCAGTTTGTAATCCATCTCTTCTTTATACACGGGAATCATTGCATAAAAATTGATCAGATTACCATCTTTGGTCTTTAACTCCAAAAATTCCTCATCAAAACTTAACATAGGCGGAAGCAGCAACATACAACCGAAACCTGTATTTGCAATATCTTCGGCTTCCATGCCATTGGGAATGGTATGCCCATAGCCCAGCCAGGTTTTGTACTCATGTGGAAACCGCGCTAATCTTTTCAAAAAGTAGACCGGCCAATAATTATTGTCATCCTGAAATTCCTCTTCTCCGATCTTCCAATCAGCGGGTAGCACAACCATTAGCTCTGCGCGCTCATAAGACTCTTTGTTTTCCACTTCATCTGGAACATGCATAGCCAGGTCACTCATGCCCGAAGTAACCAAGATATGGTATGGATAATTTGCACTTGGTTTAATCCAATGCACATCGATATGAACAAACTCAGAGATTATCTCATGGAACACCATATCGGGTTCGGCAATATATTTGGTCAAATGCTCCTCAATCTCATCCAGATAAACACATTGTACCTCCGGAAATAAGTTTTTTGGATCCTTATCATCAGATTGATCTTCATAACGGTAGACCGTAGAACCTCCGGCAGTAATTTCTGTATCTTTTTTATCAGGCGAAGATTCCTCCGCTCCGCTACTCATAATCTTTTTGACTTTATCCCAAAATGACATATTATCTTATAAATGGTGAAAATTTAAGCTATTCTTTTCTTATCAATTTATTCGATCACAGCAACGACAGGTTGCCTGAATCTTGTTTTAACCGGTTTTCCCTTGACCTGACCAGGCATCCATTGTGGCGACCGGCGCATAGCAGACAACACAGCCTTTGCAAACTCGGGGCTTATCTTATCGGGATTCTCGATTTCAATATTGCAGATCGCCCCATCCTCGCAAACAATAAATTTCAGAATTGCCGTTTGCCGAGATCCGTATTTTGCATAGGCCACACTGTCCATTGCCCGGACTGTTCCGGACAGATCCAGATTATTTTGTATAAATTTGGACCAGGCCACCACCCCGCCCTTGAAATAGGGAAAATCATCAACATGCTGTGCGATACTGTCTGCAGGGATATCCCGCTTAGCAATCACTTGTGCACTTGCGGAAGTACACCATACCATAAAAAGTAAAACTGAAAAAAGAGTCTTGAATCCTGTTAAATACATACCCTATCCTATCCATAACCGTACCATTTAACGCTTATATAAGATAATTTATTACTTTAATTCTTTTGGACTAATTGAGCGGCCTAGCAATATCAGTAACAAACTCTCCTGCTTCGTCAACAAGAAAACTAATCGGATGCTCTGGATTTTTAATAATCTCGAACAAGGTCAAACCCCAAGGTTTCCAAAAATTTTCCAAAACTTGGCCATAGGTCTTGTTTTGCCAATGATCAAAGATAGGTTTCATCGACATATCTGCTAATGGCATCGGTTCAACATAGACTTTTTGCGGGGTATTTAAATAGGTATAATCTGGTAAACGATTAAATAAGTAGGCTGAATAAAAATAGCGTGCACACAATTCTTCAAACTGAATGGGATGCAATGTTTTGCCCGCAATAACCTTGAGGATATCTTCGTGATAAATATTGTTTGTGGCATTATCTTGAAGACAGGCGATTACAGCAAAGTCCTTCATGCGGATAGAAAAGATCAAGGTATTGATTTCATCACGATACATAAATGTATCGGGTGCATTCTCAACCGGTACAACAACCAATGAAAATGGGAAGGTATTTTCAAACTCCATCGGTACAACCAGCGACTGCAACATCGCATGGAGATTTGTAAAACGCTGTGCAAGCGCCTGAGAAAAGTTCATATCTTCGCCAGAAGCTTTTTGCTGCCGAATTCCCGCAAGAATTTCATTAAAGACCACCCCATAGATGATTTTTGTCATCCATTGAAACAATAATAAGGGATCCAACTGTTTGACGGCTTCATAACCTTGTTCAAACGACTGTTCTACCACACGTTCCATTTGTTCGATCGCTTCAGCTGCAGTTATGGAACAGGGGAGCTTCAACGATTTATAAGTCACCAGATTCTCATCCAGCATTTTAAAAGGTTTATCTTCCAATTGAAAAGATTTCATCATCCATACAGGAAACACCTGAATGGATTCTTCTTCCGATTGGAGTTTATTTCCTGTTAAAAAACAAATATCTGAATCAAACTGAAATTGTTTGAATGGATTATACAAAGTTGCCGCCATAATGCAGGCAAAGTTAAAACAAATCGAAAAGTCCGCAAGAAAAGCAAATTCTTATTACGATATGGTGACTTGTCTATTTAAACTTATTTTATTTTCAGAAATTTTTGAAAGTTCAAAAACTTTAAATAACTTTAATATAGGCAATCATAAAAAAAGGACGAGAAAGCCGATCGGTTCAATAGTCCGATAAAAACAAATTGAGGTATTGGCAAAATAAAAGCACGATGGAATTACAAGAAGCAAAACAGCAATTTATAGACACCTGGGGGGCATTAGGTTCTGAATGGGGAATCAACAAGTCCGTTGCGCAAGTTCATGCCTTACTCCTCTCGGCAAGCAATCCCATGTCTACAGACGAGATTATGGAAAAGTTGGTGATCTCGCGCGGCAATGCCAATATGAGTATCCGACAATTGATCGATTATGGCATCGTCTACAAAAAGCATATTGCCGGCGACAGAAAAGAATATTTTGTTGCCGAGAAAGAAGTCTTAAAATGGGCCATGAAAATTGCGGTAATGCGTAAGCAAAAAGAACTTGACCCCGTTATGGATATTCTAAAGGATATCAGCCGAAATACAGAGAAGGATCAGACGGCAGAAGGTAAGGAATTCCATAAAACGGTCAAGGACATCCAAAATCTGACGGATCAACTCGAAACTATTGCCAACAAGATTTTCAATACTAGCGGTGGAGATTTATTAATTAAATTGATCAAATTAATGATGTAGCATCATGAACTGGACTGTAAACACACTTGCCATGCGTAAAATAGTCATCGCTGGAGGAACAGGTTTTGTTGGACAATATCTTTCCGAGAGATTTCAGACATTGGGTTACCAGGTTATCGTCATTGGCCGTCGGCAGGGCAATATCCTTTGGACCGATCGATCCGGCATTTCCGATGCACTGGAAAATGCGGAGATGCTAATCAATCTAGCCGGAAAGTCTGTCAACTGTCGATATAACGA
The DNA window shown above is from Sphingobacterium thalpophilum and carries:
- the lat gene encoding L-lysine 6-transaminase, with the protein product MSSVHERLSKHILADGFPLVMDMEKSHGSYVVDENGNEYLDMFSMFASMAVGYNHPHLVKQRDFLGKMAVNKPAMSDIYPKEFADFVDTFDRVAIPKELPYAFFISGGTLAVENALKAAFDWKTRLNFAQGIQKEASQVIHFKQAFHGRSGYTLSLTNTQDPRKYLYFPKFNWPRITNPKLSYPLTSEHIDQTIALEEKAVSEIRQAITANPNDIACIIIEPIQGEGGDNHFRKEFFVQLRQICDANQILLIFDEVQTGLGITGKMWAYQHYNVIPDIIAFGKKAQVCGILASKEKFDQVEHHVFQESSRINSTFGGDFMDMLRFKLILEVIEQENLIQNAAEKGRYLQDKLQELLSKKPQLSNLRGEGLFVAVDFESEAARNEFIKKAYANKLIMLGCGEKSIRFRPHLNVSYEDIDKTIAIIEKSIS
- a CDS encoding acyl-CoA dehydrogenase family protein, which codes for MIKQINTDYYQVDDLLSEEHKLIRQSVRDFVKTEIKPFIEDAAQEHRAIAGLMPKLGAIGALGPYIPVEYGGAGLDQISYGLIMQELEAGDSAIRSAASVQSSLVMFPIYTFGSEEQRRKYLPRLASGELVGSFGLTEPNHGSDPGGMETKLTAKGAGFLLNGAKMWITNSPICDIAVVWARDEAGKVRGVIVERGMAGFETPETMHKWSLRASKTGELVFHDVYIPAENILPAVNSMRGPLSCLNSARYGISWGVIGAAIDCYETAVQYALERHQFEKPIAGFQLQQKKLAEFLTEITKAQLLSWRLGVLKNEGRATPQQISMAKRNNVNMALQIARESRQILGGMGIVGDFPMMRHMMNLESVVTYEGTHDIHLLITGQDITGLNAFS
- a CDS encoding energy transducer TonB translates to MVWCTSASAQVIAKRDIPADSIAQHVDDFPYFKGGVVAWSKFIQNNLDLSGTVRAMDSVAYAKYGSRQTAILKFIVCEDGAICNIEIENPDKISPEFAKAVLSAMRRSPQWMPGQVKGKPVKTRFRQPVVAVIE
- a CDS encoding aldehyde dehydrogenase family protein — protein: MIKSALKTLGISSQNLGSSTGQQWFSEGKEFESFSPVDGKLIANIKSSNRKDYEAVIKQAGDAFLHWRLLPAPKRGDIVRQLGDKLRELKPTLGKLVSYEMGKSYQEGMGEVQEMIDICDFALGLSRQLYGNTIHSERPGHRMYDQYHPLGVVGIITAFNFPVAVWAWNTALALVCGNTVVWKPSEKTPLCAIACQKLFAEILHNNGLPEGISNLIMGDREVGEWLSADNRIALISATGSTRMGKEVAVTVAQRLGKTLLELGGNNAIIVTPDADLKMTIIGAVFGAVGTAGQRCTSTRRLIIHEDIYDNVKKQLTKAYGQLKIGDPLDTKNHVGPLIDKAAVKSYLNALDKIKTQGGKMLIKGKVLEGKGYESGCYVQPVIAEVENHYEIVQHETFAPILYLIKYKGDISAAIALQNSVAQGLSSAVMTNNLREAELFLSAAGSDCGIANVNIGTSGAEIGGAFGGEKETGGGRESGSDAWKAYMRRQTNTINYTTDLPLAQGIKFDL
- a CDS encoding suppressor of fused domain protein, which gives rise to MSSGAEESSPDKKDTEITAGGSTVYRYEDQSDDKDPKNLFPEVQCVYLDEIEEHLTKYIAEPDMVFHEIISEFVHIDVHWIKPSANYPYHILVTSGMSDLAMHVPDEVENKESYERAELMVVLPADWKIGEEEFQDDNNYWPVYFLKRLARFPHEYKTWLGYGHTIPNGMEAEDIANTGFGCMLLLPPMLSFDEEFLELKTKDGNLINFYAMIPVYKEEMDYKLEEGTDALLDLFDEYGISELVDIDRPNVCKDR
- a CDS encoding GbsR/MarR family transcriptional regulator, producing the protein MELQEAKQQFIDTWGALGSEWGINKSVAQVHALLLSASNPMSTDEIMEKLVISRGNANMSIRQLIDYGIVYKKHIAGDRKEYFVAEKEVLKWAMKIAVMRKQKELDPVMDILKDISRNTEKDQTAEGKEFHKTVKDIQNLTDQLETIANKIFNTSGGDLLIKLIKLMM